In Drosophila miranda strain MSH22 chromosome XR, D.miranda_PacBio2.1, whole genome shotgun sequence, the genomic window ACTCGCTGATGACGCTCCGGACATGCCTCGAGTATCTGCGCGAGAATCAGCAGGCGGCCATCAATGGCTTTTCCCATAAGAAGATACCATATCGCGACTCCAAGCTCACGCACATGTTTAAGAATTACTTTGACGGCGAGGGGCAGGTGTCCATGATTGTATGCATCAATCCTAGAATGGAAGACTATGATGAGAATATGGTAGGTGGAGAATTCGCCGGCTGATTTATTTTGCTCCAAATTCCCCTTTTTTCCATTTGCAGCAAGTTATGAAGTTTGCCGAGATGACTCAGGAAGTGCAAATAGCCCGGGCAACGCTCATAAAAACGGACTTGGGCCTAACGCCAGGCCGCCGGAAGGCCAACAAGCTGTTCAAGATAGCTGTCAACAATCTGAACGAGCTGGGCATGTCCGAGGCCAAGGACCTGGAGGTGGATGTGGGCTTGGTCTACAGTCTGGGACCCGACTTTCCCTTCTGCCAAGTGGACAGCCCTGAGGCGGCGGCTAAGATCCAGGAGCTCATGCATTACCTGGAGCAGCGCATTGAGAAGCGCAAGAGGCTGCGCGCCAATTTGGATATTAAATGTAAGTCCTATAGCCTCCGCTCCTCCAAAAAGGGTGCCCATCCTTATTCATTTTGTATGTACTCCTAGTCGACAATTTTCGCCAGATGCTAATGAACTTGGACCGCGACAACTTGCAGCTGAGCACGGAGCTGGCTTCCCTCAAGGCCGTCTACAAGCATGAGCGCGAGCGCAGCTTCGCCTTGGAGAAGAGGGTGCGTATTCACGAGAGCTCCATAGACGCACTGAACAATAGGCTGACCAAGCGCGACAGGCAGATCGAGGAGCTGACATTCAAGCTGAATGAGAAGGAGATTCTCCTGACCCAAAAGGAGCACGAGAAGGAGAAGCAGAAGAAAAAGTTCAGCTCCAAAATGGCCGTGGAGTCGGATAAGAAGAAGCGGGAGCTCGAGATAAAGCTCCGTCAGCAACGGGAGAAACTGAATGAACGGATGCGCATCAAGGACGAGAAACTTCGCCTGGTTTCGAATATCATACGATCCGAGGATCTGCCGAGCATGCCGCGCTCGCAGAGCTCGGAAGATTTTCTCAACGACAAGGATCGCGGCCCATTCACAGCTCGAACGGAGTCATCTGTGCCGGCCACGCGAACAGACATCTATGACACGCCCCGCCATGTAAGCCATTACTCATCCTCCCGCTCTGTGAACTTTAATTTAGTATCTATACGCATTCCCACCCCTCCCAACCAGGGCGTGGCAGCTGCCAACAATCGCCATCGACGGTCGCGTTCAACTGGCGACAAATGGCTGGAGCATCGTGCAGCCAATCCCGTGCCACTCGGCACTATTATGCAGCCCTTTCTGAAGAATCGCAAGTCGGTTACCAAGCTGACGGACATGAAGACGCTGACCGAACACGGCGCCAACAAATACTGTCTCGTCTCCCAGGAGGCCGACACGGACGGGGATGTGGAGACGAAACTGTACAAGGGCAATGTTATACCCACATGTGGCGGCGGTGCCCAGGTGGTGTTCAACGATGTCGAGTGTCTCAAGCAGAAGTCGCC contains:
- the LOC108151344 gene encoding kinesin-like protein KIF23, which codes for MKAVSRTPMRVSKTPRVHQTTEKHRRETSEMAKDPLNVFCRVRPLQSDGFLTSLRVKNSTTIALNPQDQLLQPHKQNGAQREIQYIFKHVFQSDATQQDVFASVAQPLVANLVCGRNSLLFTYGVTGSGKTYTMTGNLRHRGIMPRCLDVLFHTISDFQAKKFVFKPDKLNGFEILSEEDALLERQHEMNQRFAGSGRFAYRNKDSDPEIASQASVEPMPLLGLDEDNMYSVFVTYIEIYNNSVYDLLEDSGIQKTLQSKIIREDAHRNMFVHGVTEVEVKTVEDALEVFQMGQKKKRMGHTVLNAESSRSHSVFNIRLVQAPTDSQGENVVQDRQNITVSQLSLVDLAGSERSSRTKNTGVRLREAGNINNSLMTLRTCLEYLRENQQAAINGFSHKKIPYRDSKLTHMFKNYFDGEGQVSMIVCINPRMEDYDENMQVMKFAEMTQEVQIARATLIKTDLGLTPGRRKANKLFKIAVNNLNELGMSEAKDLEVDVGLVYSLGPDFPFCQVDSPEAAAKIQELMHYLEQRIEKRKRLRANLDIKFDNFRQMLMNLDRDNLQLSTELASLKAVYKHERERSFALEKRVRIHESSIDALNNRLTKRDRQIEELTFKLNEKEILLTQKEHEKEKQKKKFSSKMAVESDKKKRELEIKLRQQREKLNERMRIKDEKLRLVSNIIRSEDLPSMPRSQSSEDFLNDKDRGPFTARTESSVPATRTDIYDTPRHGVAAANNRHRRSRSTGDKWLEHRAANPVPLGTIMQPFLKNRKSVTKLTDMKTLTEHGANKYCLVSQEADTDGDVETKLYKGNVIPTCGGGAQVVFNDVECLKQKSPVHSPSRKRPSNGTMSALGVASALPSTVTSITVQDVASRCNLGIEGHSNKKTKI